The Paenibacillus sophorae genome has a segment encoding these proteins:
- a CDS encoding helix-turn-helix domain-containing protein, which produces MEPKDIQEFLGLSKNSTYNLIESKQFHSVRIGKLYKIPKRTFVKWFLGD; this is translated from the coding sequence ATGGAACCAAAAGACATACAAGAATTTTTAGGGTTGAGTAAGAATTCAACATATAATCTAATTGAATCAAAACAATTCCATAGCGTAAGAATAGGGAAATTATATAAAATTCCAAAGAGAACTTTTGTAAAATGGTTCTTAGGTGATTGA
- a CDS encoding GTP-binding protein — MKLITVAGPPSSGKTSMLLRVIDWLKEQGLKAGVVKFDCVASKDDERYRAKGVPVLLGLAGNLCPDHYFVTNIEACARWGQSLELDILISESAGLCNRCSPFIRHALAVCVIDNLSGVNTPTKMGPLLKQADIVAITKGDIVSQAEREVFQYQVRKVNARAEILHINGLTGQGKERLGVLLAQAEDIDDLDGRKLRFSMPAAVCSYCLGETRIGHDYQMGNVKSIAIPDVPRPEVS, encoded by the coding sequence ATGAAGCTCATAACCGTGGCGGGTCCGCCGTCGAGCGGCAAAACCTCCATGCTTCTGCGTGTAATTGATTGGTTGAAGGAGCAGGGTCTGAAAGCGGGGGTCGTGAAATTCGACTGCGTTGCCTCCAAGGATGATGAGCGCTACCGTGCCAAAGGAGTGCCGGTGCTTCTCGGTCTTGCCGGAAACCTGTGCCCGGACCATTATTTTGTAACCAATATCGAAGCCTGCGCCCGCTGGGGACAATCGCTGGAACTGGATATTCTGATCAGCGAAAGCGCCGGTCTGTGCAACCGCTGCTCTCCTTTTATCCGCCATGCCCTGGCGGTCTGCGTCATTGATAATTTATCGGGAGTGAATACCCCGACCAAGATGGGGCCGCTGCTGAAGCAAGCCGATATCGTGGCCATTACAAAGGGCGACATTGTCTCCCAGGCCGAGCGCGAGGTGTTTCAGTACCAAGTCCGCAAAGTGAACGCCCGGGCGGAGATTCTTCATATCAACGGCCTGACCGGTCAGGGCAAGGAACGGCTCGGCGTCCTGCTTGCGCAGGCTGAAGATATCGACGATCTCGACGGGCGGAAGCTGCGGTTCTCGATGCCGGCTGCGGTCTGTTCCTACTGCCTGGGTGAAACGAGAATCGGGCACGACTATCAAATGGGCAACGTCAAGAGCATCGCTATTCCGGACGTTCCCCGCCCGGAGGTGAGCTGA
- a CDS encoding ATP-binding cassette domain-containing protein, translated as MMEDIQSITILGGHSKSGEAEDVALRLVPGDLVAVVGPTGSGKSRLLADIEYIAQRDTPSGRCILINDQPPAPEIRFDMGRKLIAQLSQNMNFVMDATVAEFIAMHAECRDTNLGETGLEELINSVVTQANRLTGEPIVPDTPLTALSGGQSRSLMIADTAILSDSPIVLIDEIENAGIDRRQALDILVQNQKIVLMATHDPILALLAHSRIVLKSGGIADVLESDQDETALLEELQKADAAILAVREKLRKGERLSGSAFRYAEFLAADSI; from the coding sequence ATGATGGAGGATATTCAATCCATTACGATCCTTGGCGGCCATTCCAAATCCGGTGAAGCGGAGGATGTCGCCTTAAGGCTGGTGCCTGGCGACCTGGTTGCTGTGGTCGGACCGACAGGCTCGGGCAAGAGCAGGCTGCTGGCGGATATCGAATATATCGCCCAGCGGGATACACCGAGCGGCCGATGCATCCTGATTAACGATCAGCCGCCTGCACCCGAGATCAGATTCGACATGGGGCGGAAGCTGATTGCCCAGCTGTCCCAGAATATGAACTTTGTCATGGACGCTACGGTGGCGGAGTTTATTGCGATGCACGCGGAATGCCGCGACACCAACCTTGGCGAGACGGGGCTGGAGGAACTGATCAACAGCGTCGTCACGCAGGCAAATCGGCTGACCGGCGAGCCGATTGTGCCGGATACCCCGCTGACCGCGCTCAGCGGCGGACAATCACGCTCCCTGATGATTGCGGATACCGCCATTTTATCCGATAGCCCGATCGTGCTGATTGACGAGATTGAGAATGCGGGGATTGACCGCAGACAGGCGCTGGATATTCTTGTGCAAAATCAGAAGATTGTGCTGATGGCGACCCATGATCCGATCTTAGCCCTGCTTGCCCACAGCCGCATTGTGCTGAAGAGCGGCGGCATTGCAGATGTGCTGGAGAGTGATCAGGACGAAACGGCGCTGCTTGAAGAATTGCAAAAAGCGGACGCCGCCATCTTGGCTGTCCGCGAGAAGCTGCGCAAAGGTGAGCGGTTGTCAGGGTCCGCGTTCAGATACGCTGAATTCTTGGCGGCTGACAGTATATAG
- a CDS encoding NAD(P)-dependent malic enzyme, giving the protein MKSSRFRINRTRPKIADAIGHITGGITMNVEEIMLLHQGGKLETTLKHPIESMEDLAKVYTPGVAKVCQAIASDQDRAYELTTKKNTVAVISDGTAVLGLGDIGPKAAMPVMEGKAALFKQFADVDAVPICLDTKSTEEIIAIVKALAPTFGGINLEDISSPRCFEIERRLKEELDIPVFHDDQHGTAIVVLAGLLNALKVVDKDIRDVKIVVNGCGAAGISVAKMLLNAGAENLIGVDREGAINRLNVYDKPHWTEFAEISNPNLEQGTLSDCIVGADVFVGVSAPNVLKVDDVRKMAKDPIVFAMANPTPEIDPELAAPYVKVMATGRSDYPNQINNVLCFPGIFRGALDCGASDINDEMKLAVAEAIATSVDPSELNERFIIPNPFDKRVVECIRKAVAEAAIRTGVARNMLISVN; this is encoded by the coding sequence ATGAAGTCATCCCGGTTCAGGATAAATAGAACAAGACCTAAGATTGCGGACGCGATCGGACATATAACTGGAGGGATAACCATGAATGTGGAGGAAATTATGCTGCTGCATCAAGGCGGCAAACTGGAAACAACATTGAAGCATCCGATCGAATCGATGGAGGATTTGGCTAAGGTCTATACGCCGGGAGTAGCCAAGGTATGTCAGGCCATCGCGTCCGACCAGGATAGAGCTTACGAACTGACCACCAAAAAAAATACGGTGGCGGTCATCAGCGACGGTACTGCGGTATTGGGACTTGGCGATATCGGCCCGAAAGCCGCAATGCCCGTTATGGAAGGTAAGGCGGCCCTGTTCAAACAGTTCGCCGATGTGGATGCAGTGCCGATCTGCCTGGATACGAAGAGTACGGAAGAGATTATCGCGATTGTCAAGGCGCTGGCTCCCACCTTTGGCGGCATCAACCTGGAGGATATTTCTTCTCCCCGCTGCTTCGAAATTGAGCGCCGTCTTAAAGAAGAACTGGATATTCCGGTATTCCATGACGACCAGCACGGAACGGCCATTGTAGTGCTGGCAGGTCTGCTTAACGCGCTGAAGGTGGTAGACAAAGACATAAGGGATGTCAAAATCGTCGTAAACGGCTGCGGGGCGGCAGGCATATCAGTAGCTAAAATGCTGCTTAACGCTGGCGCCGAGAATCTGATTGGTGTGGACCGGGAAGGCGCCATCAACCGGCTGAACGTGTATGACAAGCCTCATTGGACCGAATTTGCGGAGATAAGCAATCCTAACTTGGAACAAGGAACTCTTTCCGATTGCATCGTAGGTGCGGATGTATTTGTAGGCGTTTCGGCACCCAACGTGCTGAAGGTCGATGATGTCCGGAAAATGGCCAAGGACCCGATTGTCTTCGCAATGGCCAATCCGACGCCGGAAATTGATCCCGAGCTTGCCGCTCCATACGTAAAGGTAATGGCGACGGGCCGCTCCGATTATCCGAATCAGATTAACAACGTGCTTTGCTTCCCGGGCATCTTCAGAGGCGCTCTCGACTGCGGCGCAAGCGACATTAATGATGAAATGAAGCTCGCGGTAGCGGAAGCGATTGCCACATCTGTCGATCCCTCCGAACTGAACGAACGGTTTATTATTCCGAACCCTTTTGACAAGCGGGTCGTTGAATGCATCCGGAAGGCAGTGGCCGAGGCGGCGATCCGAACCGGGGTTGCGAGAAATATGCTTATTAGCGTGAACTAA